A single Fusobacterium simiae DNA region contains:
- a CDS encoding OmpA family protein: MNKKLKLILFLFLLVISSSTFTSTLTTKRMRANSIRINALEINKMEALKEEPPEEMTIVLDDRALNFDFDKSVVKPQYNEMLTNLKDFITKNDYEVTIVGHTDYIASNEYNMGLSKRRAEAVKAKLIELGLDPSRIVGIVPRGEEEPIADNATTEGRAKNRRVEFKLVKRGSNGEVNSEASRVIDVKKENKAEE; encoded by the coding sequence ATGAATAAAAAGTTAAAATTAATTTTATTTTTATTCTTATTGGTCATTTCGTCATCAACATTTACATCAACATTAACGACAAAACGGATGAGAGCAAATTCAATTAGGATAAATGCACTGGAAATTAATAAGATGGAGGCTTTGAAAGAAGAGCCACCAGAAGAGATGACAATAGTATTAGACGATAGGGCATTAAATTTTGATTTTGATAAATCAGTGGTAAAACCACAGTACAATGAAATGCTAACAAATTTAAAAGATTTCATTACAAAAAATGATTATGAAGTAACAATAGTAGGACATACAGACTATATAGCAAGTAATGAATATAATATGGGATTATCAAAAAGAAGAGCAGAAGCAGTAAAAGCAAAATTAATAGAATTAGGATTAGATCCTAGCAGAATAGTTGGAATAGTTCCAAGAGGAGAAGAAGAACCAATAGCTGATAATGCGACAACAGAAGGAAGAGCAAAGAACAGAAGAGTAGAATTTAAACTAGTAAAAAGAGGCTCAAATGGAGAAGTAAATTCAGAAGCAAGTAGAGTAATAGATGTTAAAAAAGAAAACAAAGCTGAAGAATAG